The following are from one region of the Lytechinus variegatus isolate NC3 chromosome 4, Lvar_3.0, whole genome shotgun sequence genome:
- the LOC121413424 gene encoding baculoviral IAP repeat-containing protein 7-like — translation MPLNEKQTRTKVRGKFHVRHRPDKMKYEAERRQTFKAWSETCPVKPRELAKAGFFYVGVLDRVKCFSCGGQIEGWEEGDTAMGEHKNMYPHCDMVKNQDKINVPIPVGEKRGGSEETDGHVFQNTNVDHVLVFCRLYSTVINCPDFTKEETRLETFRDKWSDEFKLPSSETRWLANAGFFYTGPKDGVRCFHCGGGHMCWEEDDEPWSEHAQSYPTCEWLLAMKGKIFVDEVQEYCRKSKVNAAEQGTPTSDTSSASTPVPRADTASGYAEEVPTNRMDKLMGSATVEFILKNGFAEASVRQILAEHALKMDFSSSDKLIEALQAIEKGNNSTEDKSVGSLDSRIEMQTKGLANLEIKGGPRQEEASNIHSDQKTFVTAKSSGHNRRL, via the exons ATGCCTCTAAACGAGAAGCAAACACGCACTAAGGTGCGTGGCAAATTTCATGTGAGACATCGGCccgataaaatgaaatatgaagctGAAAGAAGACAGACATTTAAAGCTTGGAGTGAAACATGCCCTGTAAAGCCAAGAGAGCTGGCAAAGGCTGGATTCTTTTACGTGGGAGTACTGGACAGAGTGAAATGCTTTTCATGTGGTGGACAGATTGAGGGCTGGGAAGAGGGCGACACTGCCATGGGTGAACATAAAAACATGTATCCACATTGTGACATGGTAAAGAACCAGGACAAAATAAATGTTCCCATTCCCGTTGGAGAGAAAAGAGGAGGTTCTGAGGAAACTGATGGACACGTCTTCCAGAATACGAATGTTGACCATGTACTTGTCTTTTGTAGACTTTATTCAACTGTCATTAATTGTCCAGATTTTACAAAGGAAGAGACGCGGCTAGAAACTTTCCGAGATAAATGGTCAGATGAATTCAAATTACCTTCTTCCGAGACAAGGTGGCTGGCAAACGCTGGGTTTTTCTATACTG GTCCCAAAGATGGAGTTAGATGTTTCCATTGCGGAGGTGGTCATATGTGTTGGGAAGAGGATGATGAGCCTTGGAGTGAGCACGCCCAATCCTATCCAACGTGCGAATGGCTTCTTGCAATGAAGGGCAAAATTTTTGTTGACGAAGTACAG GAATACTGCAGGAAATCAAAAGTGAATGCGGCAGAACAAGGAACCCCGACTTCAGACACCTCGTCAGCTTCTACACCTGTGCCCAGGGCAGATACGGCTTCGGGTTATGCAGAAG AAGTACCTACAAATCGGATGGACAAGCTGATGGGTAGCGCAACTGTAGAATTTATTCTAAAGAATGGATTCGCCGAGGCGTCCGTGCGTCAGATTTTGGCCGAACACGCTCTTAAAATGGACTTCTCATCTTCAGACAAATTAATTGAAGCTCTACAGGCGATCGAGAAAGGGAACAACTCAACTGAAGACAAATCAGTGGGATCTTTAGATAGCCGGATTGAGATGCAG ACAAAAGGACTTGCTAATCTTGAGATAAAAGGAGGTCCGAGACAGGAGGAAGCATCGAATATTCATTCCGATCAGAAGACCTTCGTCACTGCAAAATCTTCAGGACACAATCGTAGGTTATGA